The Candidatus Peregrinibacteria bacterium genome has a segment encoding these proteins:
- a CDS encoding adenosylhomocysteinase produces the protein MGDYKIANLDLANFGSKEIEIAETEMPGLMALRKEFSSKKPLNGARISGCVHMTIETAVLIETLVELGAEVRWSSCNIFSTEDHAAAAISKKGIPVFAWKGETETEYWQCIENTIHGPNNWTPNMLMDDGGDLTQVVHEKYPELLKDIRGVSEETTTGVHRLYKMHEEGKLKIPAMNVNDSVTKSKFDNLYGCRESLGDALKRATGVMFAGKIGVVCGYGDVGKGSAQSLRSLGCRVIITEIDPICALQAAMEGYEVSTIEEMAKKADIFVTATGCTHVITRKHMEQMKENAIVCNIGHFDSEVDIAGIRDLKWDEIKPQVHHVKFPDGKKILVLAEGRLVNLGCATGHPSFVMSNSFSNQVFAQIELFTNSEKYKPGVYKLPKELDEKVALLHLEKLGAKLTKLTKEQAEYLNVPKDGPFKPEWYRY, from the coding sequence ATGGGTGACTACAAAATTGCCAATCTTGATCTCGCAAATTTCGGTAGCAAAGAAATCGAAATCGCCGAAACCGAAATGCCCGGACTTATGGCGCTTCGAAAAGAATTTAGTTCAAAAAAACCATTAAATGGCGCGCGAATTTCCGGATGCGTTCATATGACGATTGAAACTGCCGTTCTCATCGAAACACTCGTTGAACTCGGAGCAGAAGTCCGCTGGAGTTCTTGTAACATCTTTTCAACGGAAGATCACGCCGCAGCGGCAATTAGTAAAAAAGGAATTCCTGTTTTTGCGTGGAAAGGAGAAACTGAAACAGAATACTGGCAATGTATTGAAAATACAATTCATGGTCCAAACAATTGGACACCAAATATGCTCATGGACGATGGTGGCGATCTCACACAAGTCGTACATGAAAAATATCCCGAACTCCTCAAAGATATTCGCGGCGTTTCTGAGGAAACAACAACCGGTGTTCATCGTCTCTACAAAATGCACGAAGAAGGAAAACTCAAAATCCCCGCAATGAATGTGAATGATTCCGTCACAAAATCAAAATTTGATAATTTGTATGGTTGTCGGGAAAGTTTGGGAGATGCGTTAAAACGCGCTACCGGCGTGATGTTCGCGGGGAAAATCGGAGTGGTATGCGGATATGGAGACGTAGGAAAAGGTTCAGCGCAGAGTCTAAGATCACTTGGATGTCGCGTTATCATCACAGAAATTGATCCCATTTGCGCACTTCAGGCAGCAATGGAAGGATATGAAGTTTCCACGATAGAAGAAATGGCCAAAAAAGCGGATATTTTTGTCACTGCGACGGGATGTACGCATGTCATCACGAGAAAACACATGGAACAAATGAAAGAAAATGCAATTGTGTGCAACATTGGACATTTTGACTCAGAAGTTGATATTGCCGGAATTCGTGATCTTAAGTGGGATGAGATAAAACCGCAAGTGCACCACGTAAAATTTCCTGATGGGAAAAAAATTCTCGTTCTTGCGGAAGGACGACTTGTAAATCTTGGCTGTGCAACTGGTCATCCAAGTTTTGTCATGTCGAATTCATTTTCCAATCAAGTGTTCGCCCAGATCGAACTTTTCACGAATTCAGAAAAATATAAACCTGGAGTGTACAAACTCCCGAAAGAGCTTGATGAAAAAGTTGCTCTGCTCCATCTCGAAAAACTCGGTGCAAAACTCACCAAACTCACGAAAGAGCAGGCGGAATATTTGAATGTTCCAAAAGATGGACCATTTAAACCAGAATGGTATCGATATTAA
- a CDS encoding YebC/PmpR family DNA-binding transcriptional regulator, which yields MSGHSKWSTIKYRKGAADAAKGKIFTKHANLITIAAREGGGDPEMNTSLRLAIDNARDDNMPNANIERAMKRGTGANDGSTQIFEMKYEGYGPEGVAVIVNALTDNKNRTVASIRSAFTKNSGSLGESGCVSWMFLKKGVLTLRVDPEKIESYEMLAIESGADDFRVSEESLEIITPPLDFFRIKSAFEAVHAQIERAEITLIPKNTISIEDENVARKILALMDALENDEDVSSVSSNFDIPEKILQKIAV from the coding sequence ATGTCTGGACACTCAAAGTGGAGTACAATTAAATACAGGAAAGGAGCTGCAGATGCGGCGAAGGGGAAGATATTTACGAAGCACGCAAACCTCATTACCATTGCTGCGCGAGAAGGAGGTGGCGATCCAGAAATGAATACGAGTTTGCGGCTCGCTATAGATAATGCGCGAGACGATAATATGCCGAATGCGAACATTGAACGGGCGATGAAAAGGGGAACGGGGGCAAATGATGGCAGCACGCAGATATTTGAGATGAAGTATGAAGGCTATGGTCCAGAGGGAGTTGCGGTTATCGTCAATGCTCTTACGGATAATAAAAATAGGACAGTTGCTTCGATCAGGTCGGCATTTACTAAAAATTCAGGAAGTTTGGGAGAATCGGGATGCGTTTCGTGGATGTTTCTCAAAAAGGGAGTGCTCACTCTCCGCGTCGACCCAGAAAAAATTGAATCTTATGAAATGCTCGCCATAGAATCGGGAGCGGATGATTTTCGAGTATCCGAAGAAAGTCTTGAGATCATTACGCCTCCTCTCGATTTCTTCCGAATAAAAAGCGCCTTTGAAGCTGTTCATGCACAGATTGAGAGGGCAGAGATCACCCTTATTCCCAAAAACACGATTTCTATTGAGGATGAAAATGTAGCGCGAAAAATTCTCGCTCTCATGGATGCGCTTGAAAACGATGAAGATGTTTCTTCCGTGTCATCAAATTTTGATATTCCAGAAAAAATTCTTCAAAAAATAGCTGTATAA
- a CDS encoding tetratricopeptide repeat protein — MSTPKNIKGTSAGMPYPRKVLTRLAESEECKISGNYVKAVEIVEGILLEDPSCLAAVEELADNFLSLDKYEEAEKAADFALKLDEKSYIANYVKGFLELSKGRWGQAGEFLKVANQSQPNNPEILRCLGWGTFHAGKRIEGIATLDRALNLRPEDPMILCDLGVCQLHCNSFQKAVTLFEKALEIAPSNGRAQECLQAAQDFQRKFSV; from the coding sequence ATGTCGACTCCAAAAAACATCAAAGGAACTTCTGCAGGAATGCCGTATCCACGTAAGGTGCTGACCAGGCTTGCTGAATCTGAGGAATGTAAAATCTCCGGAAATTATGTAAAGGCGGTAGAAATTGTAGAAGGGATACTCCTCGAGGATCCATCATGTCTTGCTGCTGTAGAAGAACTCGCTGACAATTTTTTGTCACTCGATAAATATGAAGAAGCGGAAAAAGCAGCAGATTTTGCTCTCAAACTTGATGAAAAGAGTTACATTGCGAATTATGTAAAGGGATTTTTGGAACTCTCGAAGGGAAGATGGGGGCAAGCAGGAGAATTTTTAAAGGTTGCAAATCAATCTCAGCCGAACAATCCTGAAATTTTGCGCTGTCTTGGATGGGGAACATTTCATGCTGGAAAAAGAATCGAGGGAATCGCGACACTTGATCGTGCGCTTAATTTACGCCCAGAAGATCCGATGATCTTGTGTGATTTGGGGGTGTGTCAACTCCATTGTAATTCCTTTCAGAAGGCGGTGACGCTCTTTGAAAAAGCTCTTGAAATTGCGCCAAGTAACGGAAGGGCGCAGGAATGTCTCCAGGCAGCACAGGATTTTCAGAGAAAATTTTCTGTATAA
- a CDS encoding transposase produces MEENLFKKTYRIPSIRLQHWDYRENGYYFVTICTQSRIPYFGKLENDKMHLNAVGKMVEEFWKEIPKHFPFVELDEFIVMPEHLHGILFIYHGPGGIIDVDERNYKNDIVRCIEKNDDDKCRDVIGERRDKAMPCLYNYGENRFQNQGKGSLSAIVGSFKSICTREIRKNFSKFKNFNWQPRFYDHLIDDEDDLNNIRDYIQYNPLKHSQEKLISHFE; encoded by the coding sequence ATGGAAGAAAATCTTTTCAAAAAGACGTATCGGATTCCTTCTATACGTCTTCAGCATTGGGATTATCGAGAAAATGGATATTATTTTGTGACAATATGTACACAAAGTCGCATTCCATATTTTGGAAAATTGGAAAATGACAAAATGCATTTGAATGCCGTGGGGAAAATGGTAGAAGAATTTTGGAAAGAGATCCCGAAACATTTTCCATTTGTAGAGTTGGATGAATTTATTGTAATGCCAGAACATTTGCATGGAATTTTGTTCATTTATCATGGCCCAGGCGGAATAATAGATGTTGATGAACGTAATTATAAAAATGATATTGTGCGCTGTATTGAAAAAAATGATGACGATAAATGTAGAGACGTTATTGGTGAACGTAGAGACAAGGCAATGCCTTGTCTCTACAATTACGGGGAAAATCGATTTCAGAACCAAGGAAAAGGCTCTTTATCTGCAATTGTAGGTTCCTTCAAATCCATTTGTACTCGTGAAATTCGGAAAAACTTCTCAAAATTCAAAAATTTTAACTGGCAACCACGTTTTTATGATCATCTTATTGATGATGAAGATGATTTGAATAATATTCGAGATTACATACAATATAACCCGCTCAAACATTCACAAGAAAAACTTATTTCTCATTTTGAATAA
- the lysS gene encoding lysine--tRNA ligase: MEINPLIQERLKKREGIQKSGLPAYAQGFERNILAEEAKNIASEKVRTVEEITKNPKAEYSLAGRLMTFREHGKISFGQLQDISGRVQICFMRDLTSVKWLTEDHENFWKKKLDLGDFLGVKGDIFRTQHGEITILVREIELLSKAIRPLPEKWHGLTDRESCYRERYLDLLTNEETFQRFQIRTEVIKEIRKFLDEKGFQEVETRVLQPQAGGAMAEVFETHHNALDQKFVLRISLELDHKMLIAGGIERLYEIGKCFRNEGMDPSHLQEFTLLEWYAAYATLEDNMEWTEDMIKHIIQKVVGKMELEVLDKDEKLVMVDFGKKWKRVRFPDVLKEYSKLDMLSASLEEIQKKAKEYGMSDEEIRTTSRGNILDHIYKKSARPHLIEPTFVLDYPSELKPLARPREDGTAEVYQLLIAGWEIVNSYGELVDPVIQRKLLEEQSQAKKGGDEAAMEIDESFLKAMEHGLPPMTGFGMGIDRFVALITEQPNLRDVVLLPLMKPLEKKEVSESGVRSQESGVQTASSKRKEKSNEEILKTDEKSKKFVIVLNKKVEIGRLFNAVGHIMVGLGAGSTSDLHLLEYSDEDGGIHPHISHFGVIALKADNSNQIRTLREQAIKAGIEYNDFTSTMTIGTSENQFRSTAETKEADLEYYGICLFGDAEKIDPLTKKFSLWR; this comes from the coding sequence ATGGAAATAAATCCCCTCATTCAAGAACGCCTCAAAAAACGCGAGGGAATTCAAAAAAGTGGACTTCCCGCGTATGCTCAAGGATTTGAGAGAAATATCCTCGCTGAGGAGGCGAAAAATATTGCTTCTGAAAAAGTTCGCACTGTCGAAGAAATTACGAAAAATCCCAAAGCTGAATATTCACTTGCGGGTCGCCTTATGACGTTTCGTGAGCATGGAAAAATCAGTTTTGGACAACTTCAGGATATTTCCGGACGAGTTCAAATCTGTTTTATGCGTGATCTGACAAGCGTGAAATGGCTCACAGAAGATCACGAAAATTTTTGGAAGAAGAAACTCGATCTTGGAGATTTTCTGGGAGTCAAAGGCGATATTTTTCGAACACAGCATGGAGAAATCACCATTCTCGTGAGAGAAATTGAACTTCTCTCCAAAGCCATTCGTCCCCTTCCCGAAAAATGGCATGGACTCACTGACCGAGAATCATGTTATCGCGAACGGTATCTCGATCTTTTGACGAATGAAGAAACATTTCAAAGGTTTCAAATTCGCACAGAAGTCATAAAAGAAATACGAAAATTTCTCGATGAAAAAGGATTTCAAGAAGTGGAAACTCGAGTTCTTCAGCCACAAGCAGGAGGCGCGATGGCGGAAGTTTTTGAAACTCATCATAACGCACTCGATCAGAAATTTGTCCTTCGAATTTCGCTCGAACTTGATCACAAGATGCTGATTGCCGGAGGAATTGAACGGCTGTACGAAATTGGCAAATGTTTTCGAAATGAAGGCATGGACCCGTCTCATCTCCAAGAATTTACTCTCCTCGAATGGTACGCGGCGTATGCCACGCTCGAAGACAATATGGAATGGACAGAAGATATGATCAAACACATCATTCAAAAAGTAGTCGGAAAAATGGAACTCGAAGTACTCGATAAAGATGAAAAACTGGTGATGGTGGATTTTGGGAAAAAGTGGAAACGTGTCAGATTTCCCGATGTTCTCAAAGAATACTCAAAATTGGATATGCTTTCTGCGTCGCTCGAAGAAATTCAGAAAAAGGCGAAAGAATACGGAATGAGTGATGAAGAGATTCGAACGACATCCCGAGGAAATATTCTCGATCACATTTATAAAAAATCTGCTCGCCCTCATCTCATTGAACCGACATTTGTCCTCGATTATCCGTCGGAACTCAAACCGCTCGCAAGACCGAGAGAAGATGGAACTGCAGAAGTGTATCAACTTCTTATCGCCGGATGGGAAATTGTGAATTCGTACGGGGAACTCGTGGATCCGGTAATTCAGCGAAAACTCCTTGAAGAGCAGTCACAAGCGAAGAAAGGAGGAGATGAAGCAGCCATGGAAATTGATGAGTCATTTTTAAAAGCAATGGAACATGGACTTCCGCCAATGACGGGATTTGGGATGGGAATTGATCGATTCGTGGCGCTCATTACAGAACAGCCGAATTTGAGAGATGTGGTACTTTTGCCACTCATGAAGCCGCTCGAGAAGAAAGAAGTGAGTGAGTCGGGAGTTCGGAGTCAGGAGTCTGGAGTGCAAACGGCGAGCTCAAAAAGGAAGGAAAAGTCAAATGAAGAGATTCTCAAAACTGACGAAAAATCAAAGAAATTTGTCATTGTACTCAATAAAAAAGTAGAAATTGGGCGATTATTTAATGCCGTTGGACACATTATGGTCGGACTTGGGGCGGGAAGCACTTCTGATTTGCATCTTTTAGAGTATTCCGATGAAGATGGAGGAATTCATCCACATATTTCTCATTTTGGAGTAATTGCGCTGAAGGCGGATAATTCAAATCAAATTCGCACGCTTCGAGAACAGGCGATAAAAGCAGGAATTGAATATAACGACTTCACGAGCACAATGACGATTGGAACTTCGGAAAATCAATTCCGCTCAACCGCCGAAACAAAAGAAGCGGATTTAGAATATTACGGGATTTGCCTTTTTGGAGATGCGGAAAAAATTGATCCGCTCACGAAGAAGTTTTCGCTGTGGCGGTGA
- a CDS encoding Hsp20/alpha crystallin family protein, whose product MKTSLFTKALGRVDAEKYSSTLISDGKELPMLQEEKSEGDLAMDIYETSSHLIFLIPIAGVSVEAIHIEISEDILSITGERKFPENIFGEEKISIQKECFFGKFSRSVILPEATNSEDATARFMQGMLCIEIPKAKKVKLKQVHIENE is encoded by the coding sequence ATGAAGACTTCTCTATTTACTAAAGCGCTGGGGCGTGTCGATGCGGAGAAATATTCTTCGACTCTCATTTCCGACGGAAAAGAGCTTCCCATGCTTCAGGAAGAAAAGAGCGAAGGGGATCTTGCCATGGACATCTATGAAACAAGTTCCCACCTTATTTTTCTTATCCCAATTGCGGGAGTTTCTGTGGAAGCTATTCACATAGAAATTTCCGAAGACATTTTAAGCATAACCGGAGAAAGAAAATTCCCAGAAAATATTTTTGGGGAGGAGAAAATTTCAATCCAGAAAGAATGTTTTTTTGGAAAATTCTCACGAAGCGTCATTCTTCCAGAAGCAACAAATTCTGAAGATGCAACTGCTCGTTTTATGCAAGGAATGCTTTGTATCGAAATCCCAAAAGCAAAAAAAGTAAAATTAAAACAAGTTCACATCGAAAATGAGTGA
- a CDS encoding RNHCP domain-containing protein, with protein sequence MGFIVHKEGFLCVYCGADNPPAPKTCRNHCRTCLCSEHLDDTFPGDRASSCHGKMIPTSAEHDSKRNWMLVHSCEKCGKVVRNKVAEDDDLQMMAKIQAEKHEIQN encoded by the coding sequence ATGGGATTTATTGTTCACAAAGAAGGGTTCCTCTGTGTATATTGTGGGGCTGACAATCCTCCTGCACCAAAAACCTGTCGGAATCATTGTCGTACGTGTCTTTGTTCTGAGCATCTGGACGATACATTTCCCGGAGACAGAGCTTCTTCTTGCCATGGAAAAATGATCCCTACATCAGCCGAACACGATTCCAAGAGAAATTGGATGCTCGTTCATTCGTGTGAAAAGTGTGGAAAAGTTGTCCGAAACAAGGTCGCAGAAGATGATGACCTTCAGATGATGGCGAAAATACAGGCTGAAAAACACGAAATACAAAATTAA
- the rpsR gene encoding 30S ribosomal protein S18, which produces MTSLATPQTTSSSDNLRSVDYKNVIFLRKHTTYFYKIKPRYYSKENLRQQKLISKAIKRARFMALLPYVRS; this is translated from the coding sequence ATGACATCTCTCGCAACACCTCAAACAACTTCTTCATCAGATAATCTCAGATCCGTGGATTATAAAAATGTAATTTTCCTCAGGAAGCACACGACATATTTTTATAAAATTAAACCTCGGTATTACAGCAAAGAAAATCTTCGTCAGCAAAAACTTATTTCAAAAGCAATAAAGAGAGCTCGTTTTATGGCACTTCTGCCCTATGTAAGAAGCTAA